ACTCACAAGATAAAAGCAAACTCTTAACTAAAAATGATAGGGGTGTTAGATACGAGCGAACATTATGACCAATGCGCCGCTGATTGCGAGTGACAAGACAGAGATTGAAGATCCATGGTTACTATGAGAAGGGCTTGGAGCTGGAGCTGAGTTCGAACTCGGTCCCGATCCATTTAGTGGTCTAGCAGCAGGAACTGGAGCTGTTACAAAAAAAATAGATAGTAGAAGATAGTCAAAACACATATCACATCTACATGCTTTGCAGAGAACATAAGACTAATTTATATGACCCAAAGTCAAACATAAACGAAATGGAGTTTTCAACAATGCTATATTCATATGTAGTTACATAATTCAGTGCACAATAAACTAGAGATCAGGTATGCCAAGCTTTGCTACTATAATATATGTCGTTTTGGTCACATATTGCGAGTAAACAATAATATTATCTCTACAGAACACTGAACTTAATTGGCACCAGAGACACATCATATTGAAAGTGTGATCAGATCGTCATTTCAATCAAATATGCTAGTTTCGCTATTATTAATATATAACAACAGACACCATAAACAATCGAATAATCACACTAGCATTTAAGTCAATCGAAGCGTGATGATTCGATTGTTTCTGGTTCGGTTCATTCGGTGTCAAAAATTATATGTTTTTTTAACAAAAAAAAATACTAAAGATTTTGGTTATAAGTTGGCTTGTAATAGGTTACTAAATAATGAAATGTATTTTTTTCAAAACACCATTTTTATCATAATGGCTATAGACTTTACAATTCCCCTACTTTATTGTTATAACGCCAAACAAAACATGCTTCAAGCAAGAATTCTAAAGATCCAAACCATAAAAAATCAGAAAAATAAATAACAAGGGTAAAAAATAAGAAATTTGATTATTAATCCAAAAGTAAATATTTTCAGATGGCTTGCAAAATAAAATAAAAAAGACCAAAGAAACTATAAAGATTGATTTACAATGAAATCAACAGAGAGAAAGAAGAGAATATATACCTGGCGCACTAGCAGGGGGTTTAGCAAACACTGCAACACAACAACAATAACAACAACAAAAACAAAGATCTCTGTTAGAGCACAAGATCTAACCAAAAATATTATATACAAAAACAACAACAAAAGATCACTGTTAGAGGAGAGCAAGAGATCTAACCTAATTTATATACAACAACAACAACAACAAAAAATCTTCGAAGAGGAGAGCCAAAGATCTAACATAATATTATATATATACAAGAACAGCTACAAAAGATCTTCTGAGATGATGAAGAAAAATCTTACATGCACAAGCAGGCATGGGAGGAGCTTTGACTTGGCAAGCATCGGGAAGAGTACCGGCTTTAGTGAGGTTCAGATTGATTCCCGCGGCGGCACTGCTCTTCAACCCTTCGCACAGACATTCAGCTTTCGTGTCGAGCACGGTTTTGAGAACAGAGCAACACGCGGTCTCGGGCTTCTCCACTTGACTCCCGATCGTCACGAAAGGCAAACACTTCGTCAAGGTCATTATCACGGCGGAGCATTCGACGGACTGCGCAGTGTTTCCGCTAACAGACGGAGAGGAAACAGAGAGGAAGAGGAGGAGAAGGGGAAGCGCGGCGGAGAAGAGGGCCATTGTTTGATTCTCTGTTGTTGTTTGTTTAACTCGTCTGATCACTTTGAGAGAAATGTGAAAGAAAATGAGAAGAAGGGTGGTGTTATTTATATAGGTCTGATCTTAGGTCATGTTAAAACGGCGTAGTTTTTGTGTACGCGTTTATGTGATTATGGGAATCTCAATGAAATAACTTGACCATTTTAATTTGATTTGATCCTTTAAGTTAATCAACATTTGTCATTAAAGAGTTTTATTTTGAATAATTGATTTATTACCTAAAATTGCTTTATTGGAAGAATATTGAAGTAGAAACAAAGAGACCGTCCAAGTAAATCTTCTTCACACGGTTTCCTTAAATTGTAGGATTTCGTTTTCAAACTTTTTTGCTATCATGCCATATTCGTCGTGTATTGGTGTCAGTGTTTGCTGTATTCTCATCTTTTCATTTGTAACGATCTTGGGTTTGCGTGTATAAGTATTAATGCTTGAATATAGTAAACAACTTTTAAAAAATATACTCCCTCCATATCACTTTAATCACTTTAAGTAGTGGTATTTTAAGAGAAATTTTTTGTTTCATTTTAAATGACGTTTAAGTTTCCATGTAAAAAGTAAATGCAATTTTATGTTTTTGACTATTTGTATTATGCACTATGATTTTCTATTGGTTAAATTATATGTATTTATTGAGAAAAATTAAATAAAAATTTGTAATTTCTTAATCGGTGTGCAAAAACCTTAAAATCCACTTATTTTGATACAAAGAGAGTATACATTTAGCTGTAAATTTAGGCAAAACAACTAAAGTATCTCAAGAATATCATCATTTATGTTTTATTCTATTTAGTAATTAGCATAAATACAACAAATCCTAAATAAAAAAATCTAAGAATTAATTTAAGTTTGAGCTCTTTTAGGTTTAGATAACCAAAATTTTCAGATACAATCACTTAATACCAAAAGGTAACAATAAACATATAAAATGTGAATTGTGGTTTCAAAACGAAAGTGTTTAAAAAAACATATAAAATGTGAAAAGCAAACCTAAATCCTTTAGTCATTTGTAACGTACATTTATATTCATTGAGCAAACAATCTGGAAATGATTAGATTACATTAAGATCCATCCTTTCACCCACGTTACTAATCTGATCAGTGATCACCACCTACCATAATAACTGTTGAACTAGACCCTAATCTGCGCGCCAGCGCGAGTTTGAATTTTCGGTTTTTGGTTATTTATTTAACTAAATAATGTATTTGTAATATTTGATGTATTATATTCACCAAGTAAATAATTTTTTGGCATTTTAAACCATCTATTTACGATGAATATTCGATATCATATAAAAAATTGAACAAATAGACGTAATTAGAGAACTGTATACGATATATAAAAACAATGGTTATTAATGTAAAATATGAAGAAATATTATATTATGACTTAGTATGGGATAAAAGATTATAAATTAGTTATACATGTTTAAATAAAATAAAATGATTTTTAAACTTCTATGAAAAATTTAACATATAAAAAAGGGCGATAAATTAGTCATCAAATTGTAAATAATTTCATAATTTTATTAATAATAAATTATTTATAGTCTTTGTTTTTCGTCAAGATAATTATTAAATGTCCATAACATTAATATGTTAAAAGGCCATATTATGAAAATCCATGTTGTAAGTGTTTTTTTCGGGAAGTGTAAATAGATCAATTGGTTGGAATCAAATCTATTCTTATAATTAGTTTAATTATGGTTACAGTTTCTATATTTAATAGGTACATTAAAGATATGACATTGAAAATATTATGTTTTGATTAATAGAAGATATTGGATTTTGAGTTTGTATTTATTGATTTGGTTTTTTTATAAAGCTTAGAAAATCAATGGGATGATTGGTTGGTTGATACATCATATAAAGAAAACGAAAACTATAGGTGGTTTGAATATTGTACATCGATCGATGCATGATGTAAGTTGACTATATA
This genomic interval from Brassica oleracea var. oleracea cultivar TO1000 chromosome C2, BOL, whole genome shotgun sequence contains the following:
- the LOC106325662 gene encoding non-specific lipid-transfer protein-like protein At5g64080, encoding MALFSAALPLLLLFLSVSSPSVSGNTAQSVECSAVIMTLTKCLPFVTIGSQVEKPETACCSVLKTVLDTKAECLCEGLKSSAAAGINLNLTKAGTLPDACQVKAPPMPACALFAKPPASAPAPVPAARPLNGSGPSSNSAPAPSPSHSNHGSSISVLSLAISGALVIMFARI